A single genomic interval of Drosophila virilis strain 15010-1051.87 chromosome 2, Dvir_AGI_RSII-ME, whole genome shotgun sequence harbors:
- the RpS29 gene encoding small ribosomal subunit protein uS14 has product MGFATLWYSHPRKYGQGSRCCRACSNRHGLIRKYGLNICRQCFREYANDIGFKKLD; this is encoded by the exons ATGGGTTTCGCTACTTTATGGTACTCGCATCCTCGTAAATACGGTCAAGGCTCCCGTTGCTG CCGTGCCTGCTCAAACCGTCATGGTTTGATCCGCAAATATGGACTGAACATTTGCCGTCAGTGCTTCAGGGAATACGCCAATGATATTGGCTTCAAGAAG CTGGATTAA